TCCAGCCTGCTGTGGAAGAAGGACCTGGCTGTGACTACCGGATATTCGGGGCCGACGAGAAGCGTGCGTCGGCGAACGCGTCATTGCATGCACAGTCCTACGGATGGGGTCGATGAATACTGGGTTTGACCGGGCGAAAGAGGGGGAGTGTGTGCGGTTCCCTCTGTGATGCCATGCGGTCCGTTACGGGGTGCGGCAGAATTCTGGCGTGCTGGCTACGGCCGGCAAGAATGGCAGGATGAGGGCCTTCGTCAAGTCGCTGGCTCAGACGTTGCGCTCGGTCTTGCGGAGCCGCTCGGAGCTGGCGCTGGAGAACCTGGCTCTTCGCCAGCAACTTGCAGTCTTCCGTGAGAAGCGCCCATCCCCGAGGTTTGCTCGGGGCGACCGCGTCTTCTGGGTCGTTCTCCAACGCCTCTGGCAGGAGTGGCGAAGACCACTGTGCTTTGTGCAGCCGGCGACAGTGGTGAAGTGGCATCGGATGGGCTTTCGGCTCTTCTGGCGCTGGAAGTCCCGGAGTCGGCTGGGGCGGCCTCGGGCAACTCCTGAACTGCGCGCGTTGATTCGGCGCATGGCCGAAGCCAACCCGACATGGGGGGCTCCGCGCATTCACGGGGAGTTGCTGAAGTTGGGGATGGAGGTAGGCCAGACAACGGTCGCTCGTTACATGCCCAGACCGAGAAGGGGAGCGCCGAAACCATCACCAACATGGCGGAACTTCTTGCGCTTGCATCTGGCGGAGTCCGCAGGGATGGACTTCTCTGTCATTCCGACTGCGACGTTTGGAGTGCTGTTGGGATTTGTGGTGGTGAGTCACCGAGACAGGCGAATCCTCCACCTCAATGTGACAGCGCACCCGACGGAAGAATGGACGAAGCAGCAGTTGCGAGAGGCCTTTCCCTGGGCCAGTGCTCCGAGGTACTTGCACCGAGATAGGGACAAGCTCTACTCCGAGGGCGTTCGCGCCACGCTTACCCATTTGGGGATTCGCGAGGTGCCGAGTGCAGCACGGTGTCCGTGGCAGAATCCCTATGCGGAGAGAGTCATCGGCTCGATACGTAGGGAGCTGCTGGACCATGTCGTCGTCCTGAACGAAACTCACGCTCGGCGCCTGCTGCGCGAGTACCAGCGCTACTACAACGCGAGCCGGGCGCACCTGTCGCTCGGGAAAGATGCGCCCGAGACGCGTGAGATGCAGGGCCTGGGGCACGGAGCCAAGGTGATAGAGCTACGGGAAGTCTTCGGGCTCCACCACCGGTACGAGCGCCGCGCTGCGTAGAGTCTCGGTCCTTCCAACAGCACCCTCGCAGATTCGCGCATGCTGCACCAGCCTACCTGCGTTCGCAGGACGGGAGGGAAGTGTCCACACGCCGGCAGAGAGGTGTTGAGGCGTCTGAGCCGGGCGTAATTCCGACCTCCATCAAATGGAAGAGAGGACCCAGCGGGCCGTCATGCGCATCGCTCACGTCATGACGCGCGTTTTGACGCAGCTTTGACGCACTCATGACGCAGCGACCGAATTTTGGGTAGGCACACGCAGCGACCGAATTTTGGGTAGGCACACGGGTCGGGCGGCACTCTTGACGTAGTGTTGATATGACACTAAGGTGTCGACGGCTGAAAGAACATGACCCACGGCAAGACACCTGATGACAGCGTAGGAACGAAGCGCATCTGCTCAGACTGCGTTGGCGAGTCGTATCTCAAAGCCGTCATCGTGGCCCGAGCGGAGCTGGCGACCTGCTCCTACTGTGAGAATGAAGGGCCCACAGAGGCGATTGAAGATTTGGCCGCCCGTGTCGAGCTGGCGTTCGAGAGTCACTACCGCCGCACATCGACAGAGCCGGACGGCTTTGAGTACATGATGTCGAAGGACCCCGAGTCCAGTTACGAATGGGAGCGCCATGGGGAGCCCGTGGTGGACGTCATCGCGGAAGCGGCGGGGATCGAGCTGGAGCCGGCAGAGGACATTCGCGCCATTCTTGACGAACGCACCTCCAGTCATGACCCGCGCGATGCGTGGGAGGAGCCGCCGTTCGACTCAGAGGCACAGTACGAGCCTGCCCGGTTGAGCGATGCAGAGCTCCAGATGGACTGGGGCGATTTCGAGAAGAGTTTGAAGACCGAGGCCCGGTACTTCAGCCGCTCGGCCGAGAAAATCCTGGCGGCAACGTTTCACGGCATCGATGGGTTGCGCGACCGGAGTGGACGTCCTGCGCTGGTTGAGGCTGGCCCTGGCCAGTCCATTGATGCGCTCTTCCGGGCGCGGGTCTTCCAATCCGACGAAAAGCTAGAGGCAGCACTACGTCACCCAGAGAAGGAACTGGGCCCTCCTCCATCCGCTATCGCACCAGGTTTGCGGATGAACTCCCGGGGCATCTCTGTGTTCTACGGGACGAACACACCGGCGACCGCGCTGGCGGAGGTTCGGCCACCTGTAGGCAGTCAGGTCGTTGTCGGTAAATTCTCACTGCTTCGACCGCTTCGACTGCTGGATTTGACTGTCCTTCGCAACATCTATGTCATGGGCAGCGACTTCGATCCTGAGTTCATAGGCAAGCTCAAGCATGCCATGTTCCTGGAGCACCTGAGTCACCGTATCACGATGCCCATCATGCCTGACGATGAGGCTATCGAATATCTGCCGACGCAGGTCATTGCTGACTATCTAGCCTCCATGGATGCACCTTCTATCGACGGGATCATCTACCCGTCGGCGCAGGCGAGTTCAGGGCAACTCAACATCGTCCTGTTCCACAAATCCGCACGGGTGCAGCCTTCGGAGCTGCCAAAGGAAGCAACAGTCAGGGTGTCTCTTGAGAGCTATTCAGAGGATGGTGCAGAACCCGACTACACCATCTACGTGACGCCACCGAAGTCCACCCCCTCGAAGCCCTCTGTT
This Myxococcus virescens DNA region includes the following protein-coding sequences:
- a CDS encoding integrase core domain-containing protein; this encodes MPSAARCPWQNPYAERVIGSIRRELLDHVVVLNETHARRLLREYQRYYNASRAHLSLGKDAPETREMQGLGHGAKVIELREVFGLHHRYERRAA
- a CDS encoding RES domain-containing protein produces the protein MTHGKTPDDSVGTKRICSDCVGESYLKAVIVARAELATCSYCENEGPTEAIEDLAARVELAFESHYRRTSTEPDGFEYMMSKDPESSYEWERHGEPVVDVIAEAAGIELEPAEDIRAILDERTSSHDPRDAWEEPPFDSEAQYEPARLSDAELQMDWGDFEKSLKTEARYFSRSAEKILAATFHGIDGLRDRSGRPALVEAGPGQSIDALFRARVFQSDEKLEAALRHPEKELGPPPSAIAPGLRMNSRGISVFYGTNTPATALAEVRPPVGSQVVVGKFSLLRPLRLLDLTVLRNIYVMGSDFDPEFIGKLKHAMFLEHLSHRITMPIMPDDEAIEYLPTQVIADYLASMDAPSIDGIIYPSAQASSGQLNIVLFHKSARVQPSELPKEATVRVSLESYSEDGAEPDYTIYVTPPKSTPSKPSVAKSFWDIQTPDGRYGDARVPALCLDPTTLEVHRITAIQVVSEAHPVRHHVFPPESDSGAQAGEEEPDDPFPF